The Pediococcus inopinatus region ATTAGATAGCCAATTCGGCGAATATGTAGCAATTCAGGTTCCAGTGGCTGAATCTGAAGTTGAATCCTTCAAAACTGCTCTCATAAATCTTTTCAGCGGCAAAATTACTTTTCAAATTATTGGGACGCAGTTTAGTGAAATTCCTCTACAAAAATAATCGTATTTAAGCTACTCAGCGTCTTTGCTGAATAACTGAATACGATTATTTTTTTGGTTATTTTTTATCTTTTTCAGGTTTTGATGTCTCACTTTTAGCTTGCTCATCAGTTTTTTTCTGAGCTGTCCTAATTTTTTCCACACGCTCTTTTTCTTCTCTTTCGTCTTCTAACTGATTGCTAGTTTCTTTAGACGTAGTGGAAGTCACAACTTTTTGAATCCAATTTAACAATGGCCGCCTATCCTTGCCAACCAGCCCGATAGCTTCGACGAACAGCTCCAAACCAATTAAGATGCCAATTGTTAGCAGCACAGATCCCCATATGGTGGAGATTGGATAAAGTAAAGCAATAAAAGAAAAAATTAGCGAAATTCCATAGATGACAAAAACGGTTTGACGATGGGTTAACCCCATCTGCATCAATCGATGATGCAGATGCCGTTTATCTGCATGAGAAATTGGTTCTTTGTTTAAAATCCGCCGTAACATCGCAAAAACCGTATCGGTAATTGGTACTCCCAAAATCATTACCGGAATAATTACCGAAATAAAAGTTGCGTTCTTTAAGCCCGATAATGAAAAAACTGAAATCATAAAGCCAATAAACAGTGCACCCGTATCACCCAGATAAATTCGGGCCGGGAAGAAATTATAAGGTAAAAAACCAATTTCGGCCGCA contains the following coding sequences:
- a CDS encoding glycosyltransferase family 4 protein — protein: MRFEIIVSLFATAIISAVLTPFVRRLAFKVGAVDEPSARRVNKVPMPTMGGLAIFLAFNFATFFLLRAQIPTRQLWGIFGGECIIILTGVIDDIFVLKPYQKMIGISLAAIEVFVFANVRMTTLTIPFLGTVGLGVLSFPITYLWIAGITNAINLLDGLDGLATGVSIIALFTTGITGLFFLPTTNVYVVIMIFTLVAAEIGFLPYNFFPARIYLGDTGALFIGFMISVFSLSGLKNATFISVIIPVMILGVPITDTVFAMLRRILNKEPISHADKRHLHHRLMQMGLTHRQTVFVIYGISLIFSFIALLYPISTIWGSVLLTIGILIGLELFVEAIGLVGKDRRPLLNWIQKVVTSTTSKETSNQLEDEREEKERVEKIRTAQKKTDEQAKSETSKPEKDKK